A genome region from Pecten maximus unplaced genomic scaffold, xPecMax1.1, whole genome shotgun sequence includes the following:
- the LOC117320719 gene encoding uncharacterized protein LOC117320719 has translation MADEYPWQTYFEGFSDAYHGYVYEIDDTIDVIREFSYATSSSYAVTRCTKNFGSFNPGGDHKEDHFIRFTDDNKLIHAKRLSPDGIPFMNVGLKLFECHQGPSHRKSSAKSSKQTDAEHGYSQIPSKRRLTGTKKRGCPASILLREIIFFPEYKVSSSTSPYHITN, from the exons ATGGCCGATGAATACCCATGGCAGACCTATTTCGAAGGATTTAGTGATGCATATCATGGTTATGTGTATGAGATAGACGACACAATAGATGTAATAAGAGAGTTTTCTTATGCCACATCTTCATCATATGCAGTGACAAGATGCACAAAGAATTTTGGTTCATTCAATCCAGGGGGTG ATCATAAAGAAGATCATTTTATCCGGTTTACTGATGACAACAAACTCATTCACGCCAAAAGACTTTCTCCTGATGGGATTCCGTTCATGAATGTTGGCCTGAAATTATTTGAATGTCATCAAGGACCATCACATAGAAAGTCGTCAGCCAAG AGTTCCAAACAAACTGATGCAGAACATGGGTATAGCCAAATACCAAGCAAGCGCAGGCTTACGGGAACGAAGAAAAGAGGATGTCCAGCATCAATCCTGTTACGGGAAATTATTTTCTTTCCAGAGTACAAGGTATCTAGTTCTACTAGCCCCTATCACATAACAAATTAA